In the genome of Arachis hypogaea cultivar Tifrunner chromosome 9, arahy.Tifrunner.gnm2.J5K5, whole genome shotgun sequence, the window ttcctttactcaaatcataatagggagggtgagaaaaatttacctcctcaacgctttcaaatccaaccggagaaggttcttcatgttcaaaggattcttcaccactaagacttgatgcttgatcttcatcaccaaggaaactcaatccttgctctatcccatccaagccttcatatggaatatgccttggaaggtgtgcactttcctctctagcatcaatttcaatcatcttggaggggctttcttcaactctatgttcccatggaagctccgcatctcctaagtcttctaccacttcttccttgtcttcaacaattaaagcttcctccaattgttccaatacaaagcaacttccttcatttcccaccggagtttccaatatctccttcatgctatgttcttcattcgattctccacatgtagccatgggagttccttgagtgttcaagcattgggatgctaattgatttgttaccgcatccaaggcggccatgaaattttgcacatcccttttcatctcttcttgcccttgaacaagaacaccaatggtttcatccattagagattggggtggttggaagggttcatcattttgggggaagggttcatagtaggaagatggttcttcttggtagagttgtggtggttcaatgttttccattctttccacttgttgcactacacactccatggttgcttgaaattgatccaatgcttccttgagatgatcccttgactcttgttcctcttggataatatgattaggatcatgtggctcttggatcaatggatatgagtattcttccatgggaggttgtggtgggaagtagtattcatcttgtggttgaaaattttcatttattggaggtggtttatcttggtaataatatggagggggtggctcttgaaaatgttgatgttgtggTGGTTGCtgtatgtgtggttcatattgctcatatggttgttggtaggatagatatgggttagggtcatatgaaggtggttggtaagaaggggcttgtgagtatggttgagagttatgttgaggatatggttcataggcatatggtggtggttcttgaaagacacaaggtgattcaccatagccattgggatgatatgcatcatagaatggctcttcttcatagtgcattggtggaggttgttgccatgaaaattgatcatatgcatatggttcctcccacctttgattgtcccattcttgatacacgtcttcattatagtcctcatcacctacaacataattgtaatcacactcatagccaaaatgagaattcatgatagcaagagagggcaaaaaaaacaaaaaaataggaacaattaaagagaacaaactaaaaattaacaaagaagcaaaaagcaaacatattcacaatattcacatatatacaataaccaataacacaacaccattacaattccccggcaacggcgccattttgatgaacggatttttgacggcttagaaattcactaatgaagtctcgttgcaagtatagtttctaaaccaacaataatcctttcatacaaaagattgtttgtcacaagtaacaaacccctaaatttataaaccgaagtattgaaacctcgggtcgttctccctaggaattacaataaagtatcttgttattggttgtgaattattttggggttttgataagaagtatgaaagataaatggcaagaaagtaaactaacaactataaaaggctcttggcaaggtatgaaaattagaagtcctatcctagttatccttctcaattgtgatgagaattgttcattgctgccacttagttaacccttgctaaataaaggaaagtcaagtggatgaattgacttgagccacaagttctagccaactcccaaggaaggactagctttagtgcactccaaaccaattagcaatctctccaattatcaatcaacaaaggaattagataactcaagtgtcactaattactctacctaggccaagaggaacaaaatctatactatatctagaagaggcatttcaacaaacacataaaaggcaagtaaacaacataaattgcaagaattaaagagagatctaactacaaaggcaagagatcaacaatagaaaagaaaagaagaacaattattatgaattacctcttattgaattgaaagaaaatggaaggaacaatactagatctacaacaaaatacaagaacaacataaaggaaattacaaccaaagaatggaagaagaatgaatctaacaacaaggaattgagatgtagaagtagaagaaagtaaagattaaaacctagatctaagaactaatcctaatcctaatcctaattctagagagaagtgagagcttctctctctagaaactaattctaactactaaactatgactaatggtaactaacttctaaagtatgagagtatgaaaagtatgtggattccccttcaatccttggcttaaatagcatcaaaaatgagttggattgggcccacaaggcttctaaaattgctggccacgttttgctttaagtgaaccaggtggcagcaacgacgcgtgcgcgtactatgcgcgtgcgcgccaccatacgtgtagcaactatggcaaatcttatattgtttcgatgccccggatgttagctttctaacccaactggaaccgcatcatttggacctctgtagctcaagttatggtcgtttaagtgcgaagaggtcggcttgacagctttccggttctttcatttcttcatgagttctccaacttttcatgcttctttcttcattctcttgatataatctttgcctcctaaaccttaaaccacttaacaaacatatcaaggcatctaatggaatcaaggagaattagatttagttattttaggacctaaaaagcatgttttcactcttgagcacaattaaaggagaatatacaaaactatgctaattcattgggtaaatgtgagaaaaggtctacaaaatactctaaattcaatacaagataaaccgtcaaattggggtttatcagtctgCAGGTGTCTATGCAAAAAGGTCAGAATTGGAGCTGAGAAACTTGATGAGGTTTCGCTCGATACCTGTAGAGAAAATAGAGCCAATGTTAGTAAATTGATCGGAATCATTGAGTTGTACCTTGCGTAGATCATTTGTTGGAGCAGATCGGATGGTATTATTTCTTGGATTTAATTCAGCTAAGGTTGGGATGTTCTCAGTATTGTAGACAGAGTTAACCCTTTGAATAGTTTCTTTTGTGCTATTTTTGTCCTTAGACCATTGTAGCATTGTCGAGCTTCCTTATGGTCGGTGTACACTGTTACAACGATGTTATCCTGCATAGAAAACTTTACACAAAAGTgaactataaaaataatagcacCAAACGAGTTAAGAGATGGTCGTCCCAGGATAACATTATATGGGCTTACGCAATCAACCACTAGGAATTGAATATCTAGTGTCTTTGAGTATGGGTCTTCTCCCAACGTCATTCTTAACCATACATAACCTGTTATTGGCACCCTCTCTTCGGAGAAGCCTACCATCTCCCCCATTGAAGGTTGCAAACTTTTGTTGCTGAGCTATATTTTCTAAAAAGTTAAATAGGATAATGTGTCGGCACTGCTTCCGGGATCAAGCAAGTCCTTCTTGACTATTAATTTTCCCATGTGTGCCGAGATTACAATGGGATCGTCTAAATTTGGGCTTTCTGAGTTGAAAGCAGCTGCATCAAAAGAAATGTGCCCATTGAGAGGTAACACAGGTAGTGCCTGTGAAGATCCTTCCATGTTTAACATAGCTCGATAGCTTCACTTTTGAGCTGTGTTGGTGTTGCCGCCGCTTGCGAACTCTCCTGCAATGTAGTTGATAACTCCTCTTAAGGTAGGTAATTCTGTTGAAGTGTGCCGAGTTTTTTTGTCTTTTGGCAGAGCGTTATACTTAGTCCGATCTGTTGTTGGTCTTGTTTCTTCCTTTTGGTTTTGATTGCCGATATGCTTGTCCAGTTGTCCTTGCCTTGCTAGCCTTTCGAGTAGGTCCTTGGCTACTATTCATTCGTCAGTTGTATGTCCAAACTTCTGGTGGAATGCACAGTGTTTACTCTTATTTACGTACTTCTGGTCTTGATAACTTCCTGCTTTGCTAGGTGGTTTTATGAGCTTGGTATGGAGGATTTCCTGTACTATGTTTTCTCTCTTTATGTTGAACTTCGTGTAAGAATCAAATTTTGGTGTCAGCTTGAAAGGCTTATTGTGGTTCTATGGTTGATTTGATCTTCTCTGCCTATCTTCGTCTCTTCTTGGTGCTTGGGTTATTTGTTTGTcggcttttctttcttcttttaactCCTCAATCTCTATTTGTCCCAATGCTTTATCTCTGAACTCGGCCAATGTTTTAGGTTTTGATACTGCAATGGTTTCCTGAAATTGTCCTAGGCAAAGATCGCTTTTTAGTGCGTGAAGATGAATGTCGGGATTTTCATTACAACTTTGGCGAATCGCGTCATATAATCCTTCAAACTCTCATGTTGACCCTGCTTGATGGTTCTAAGAAAATCGGAGTCATGAACATAAATATTTGAGGCTGCGAAGTGGTTGACAAATAGGTCAGCAAATTCATCAGAACTCGAGATTGATCCTGCAGGAAGACTAGAAAACCACAATAAGTTTGCACCATCCAAAAAGGTCGGGAAAGATCTGCATAAACTTGGGTCAGAAGCACTATTCAAAAACATCATAGATTCAAATTGAGTAACATGAATTTTGGGGTCAGTGAAACCCTCATATGGTTTTAGTGTGTGGGAAGCATGAAGTTCTTTGATATTTGGAAGTTCATTATTTCTGCAGAGAAAGGATTTGTTCTCTTGTTTGTGGATTTTGGAGGAACGGCCTCCTTCACAATGTTTGTTTCAGAAACGGGCTCGtgtttggggttttccttttctgtgtttTTTTGTCTCCTTCTTTATCTGTTCGACTCGCCAAGAGTTCAGTCATTTTCCTCGCTTCTACTTGGAGGTTGGCATTCATGGCCACTAGTTCAATATGAGTAGGAGTTGGTAATTCTTCAATCATGTCGAAGAGTCCTGCAAAGAAAGGgtgaaaaagtagaaaaaaaaagtaaaatgcgGGGTTAGTCTAAAAATCTCGAGCCCCGCAGTGGATGCCAATGCTCTTGTGAAGAATGCTCCTGCCAAGGATGTTCCAAGTTATAGCTCGTCACCTAAGGGGATAATTCGCTACCTTCAATGTTGTAAACTCGGATCATCCTTGGAGTTGGGACGTGGTCGTGGAACCTGAAAAAAAAGACTCCGATGCCCAAGTCAATATAATATTTCTCAGAGTATTAAGAAAGAAGTATTTCGAATCTCTTGTgtgctcttcttttcttgttgtccCCCATATCTTCGACTGaaaatagtatttatatatagTCGTTCTAGGTGACTTTATTGGTGTATGTTTTCGAGATCTGAAAATTCGCTTAAGATATGAATAGGAGATTTGTTACGGTGGAcggttattatttttgaatttacttACTTAGTCCGAGGTATAACCTGATTTATACGGAACAagttatgttttctttttttatatatgtgtttatttttctctataattaatgtgtatttttatttaaaaatcaatttttaacgaGGGAGATATAATGCATAGGGTATTATGAGATTGATTTTTCACTAGGTGCTttataagaaaaaattttaaaaccaaaaacAAATACATTTCAAATATTATGTTTGGATTAGTCCGAAAAATGATAAATTAGTATAAATGACTTTATAACCACGTCAACTTAAACACACAGCCCATGCCGATGTCATGAACTCGGGCGAGTCACTCACTCATTTAACTCGGCCGTGTTTCAAAATACTGAGGCCACAGCACGGCACGGCACATAGCAAACAAGagtctcttctttttcttcattcgtTCCCTCTTTTCTCTTCCTTCATTCTCATATGCCCCGCGAATTCACTCTCACCAggttcctctctctttctctcttctcttctttaccTTTGTTCTTTATTTCACCGCTTCCTTCATTATATACATATCCTTAACTTTTATGATAACATAAAcgtatatatgtaatttaatcaactccatcttcttcttatttcatattattATATGTGATGTCATGTATTTATGGTTTTAACTGTTTCTGCTACACTTTAGCAAAATGTTCATTCTTCATTATCATCTATGAAAATCTTCTCAAATAAATGTGTGTTCTACTACTCGTTCCTGTTCTAGATTAATATGAACGCACGATACTAAGAACAAGGACCCTTAAATATTTCTGTGGCTGCTTAGTGTTTCCATATATCGTCGTAATCATGTCGATGTGCTGAGTCTTCTTGTCAATGCActtgtttattgttattatttttatttattattattttctcctTCGTTACTAACGTATCTGAGTCTGTTTCGTTCTGTATTTCTCTGCTACATGTATATATATTTACATGCTCTTTAGTCTTTAGCTTTCATTATGAAGTTACATGTATGTGGATCTGAGGTTGAGTATCTTATAGTTTGGTTTGGTTTGTAATAAGTTTTCTTTGCCTTTGTTTTAAGCTAAGATCGAATATATTGTGGTTGCTGTGATATGTGTGATTCAGTGGTTTTGTTTCTAAAGCTGTGTCAACTGGTGAAGAATGTTGTATTCCTTCGGGTGTTTGAGTTACactaattggatttttaattttctggCTAAAGAATTGATAGGGTTTGTGTTATGGAGTGTCTTAGGTACCATTGTTAAGGACTCTAGTGCTTTGAATTTCAGCAGGTTTGAAATTTCCCTTTGCtgcaaaaaaagaataaattgggTTTGTTAGCTGCTGGAGAATTCATTCCCCCAAAGATTGCATCTTTTGATGCTTGTAAGCATGGATTGGGTTGTGTGTGGAGGATTCATTGTTATAActttaatattgtattttataattTCACACCAAATACAAATGGAAACTCTGGTCATCTACACAAATGTATACTCTCTCTGTTCGTTTTGGTTTGTCTTTGTCAGTTTTTTGGGTACATCCTTGGATTGAGTTCATTGACGGTGATTGAAGGTTGTACCAAAAAGTGATGGTGACGGATAAACAAGACCAGGGGGAGTATATTATAAGAAAGCAATAGCCACTTAAATTTTAACAGTTGAATAGTTTGACTTGCTTTGGCAAATTGAACAAATCTGAATTCACTATTGTATTGCTGCAACTTCTTGATTCTCAGTACTGAATATGCTTTTTCATTGAGTGAGTCTGTGTTTGATTTTTATAGAATCTCATAATTGTGAAAAATGGAAGGTGAGAAAACATGGGAGAGACCTAATGCTTTGTTTTAAGTAGCTATTATGGATATATAGATTGGATAATATAAAAACCAATGGAGATGATTAGCTATAAAACTTGAATGAGGAAGGTCATCAAATTCAAATTCCTTCAATAAATAAGAGGCTATGCTCAAGTATTGATGAGAAAAAATATGAAATGGTTGGTTAGAAATTAGTCAAACTTCCCTGGAACAATACTGGTAGATGTAGTTTCCACTAATGTTTGAAGTGCATTCTTCACCATATATCTAATCTGAATTTTCTCTGCAATGTTCTCAGATATTGAGTTGAAGTTATAGCTTGACTAACTAATTGTATTGCTTGGCAGATGGAGTCAGTTCACCAGGATTATGATCATTTGGTAGAGCATACCTCCGATAGTCCTCCGAGTTCTCCAGATATAAATGACATAGTTGGAGCCCCGCAAATGAATCCGCAAGTCGGTCTTGAACACCAGGTGGACGTTCCTTccttgaaagaatatgaacagcTTCAACTTCAAATAAATCCTGCTGATTCAGAAGCTGTGCATGATAATTCACTTCATTTTGCTATTGGTTTAACCATCCCAACCATGTGGGTGCCTAAGGAAGTGGATAATGGTTTTGAAGGGCTGCGTCTGTGGCATAGTCAAGAGAATGACTTGAAGAAGAAAAACAGTATACTAGATCATGGAATAGAATCCAAACCAGCCACTTTTGTCAACAAGGGAGGTCAATTGGATGAAAGCCAACATTACATGATGGTCCCTGGAACATTGAGTAACTCCTGGAGTGATTCTGATGTTAAGAGTTTTGtccttagtttatttatttttgggaaGAATTTTATACAGATACAAAAGTTCTTGGAGAACAAAGGCATGGGAGATATACTATCATTTTACTATGGCAAGTTTTATAAGTCTGAAGAATACCGTAGATGGACTTCCTGCAAGAACAAGAAAGGAAGAAAATGTATGCAAGGACGGAAATTTTTTAATGGATGGAGGCAACATGAACTAATGTCTCGCTTGCTTCCTCAGGTCTCAGAGGAATTTCGAGAAAGCTTGCAACAGGTAGTCAATCATGTCATCTTTGAGATCCTTTGACTCTATTGTTGTTATACGATACCTGTTGTCAATGCATCATATTATGTCAAACATGTCTTTCATTCTCCTGTGTTACTAAACTGATTTAGCCCTTTGTAATTTACAAAGGAAAGCTTCGCTAGTTTGCTAAATATTTCATTTTTTAGTTTGTATTTTCAATACAATGGTTGTTAAGATGAAATATCAGATGACATAAATACCGAAATCATCCCTCACATGACTCATGTTTATAATCAGGTTTCTAAGTCATATATTGAGGGGAGAACTTCTCTAGAAGAATATGTATCATCTTTGAAATCTACCGTGGGACTTGGCATGCTTGTGGAAGCTGTAGGCATTGGCAAGGGGAAGGAAGACCTTACAAGGCTTTCTACGGAACCTGGGAGGAACAGCCATGAGTTTTCAGTACCAAATAGCAAAGCTTGGTCTTCTCTTGAACCCAATGATATAATAAAGTTTTTGACCGGAGGATTCCGACTGAGCAAAGCGAAAAGTAATGATCTTTTCTGGGAAGCTGTTTGGCCCCGCTTACTGGCAAGAGGCTGGCACTCTGAGCAACCGAATAGTCAAGGATACATCTGCTCTAAAGAGTTTTTAGTTTTTCTCATCCCTGGTATTAAGAAATTTTCGAGGAGAAAACTTGTGAAAGGTGATCATTACTTTGATTCTGTCAGTGATGTGTTGAACAAAGTTGTAGCTGAGCCGAAtcttcttgagcttgaaggcGAAGAAGCTAAAGTTGATAGCTGCAATGATGAAGAGACTGAAAAGGGATTGACTGAGGATTCTCAATCTGATGGTCATCGCCACTGTTACCTCAAACCTCGTGCTTCTATCAATAATACCAATCCTATGAAGTTTACAGTTATTGGTACCAGTTTGTTGCATGGCAGGAAGTCATCTGAATCTAGGGATTTGAGGTCTATACCTGGTAAACCATTGGGAAAAATTGAGGTAAATTCTGCTGGCATAACATGTAATAAAGGGGACAAAGATATCAAAAAGGCTAACCCCATTAAGGGTGACCTTGACAACAAAAAGTTTGCAATATTCACCGTTGTTGATACTAGTTTTCCTTGTGAAAGAAATTTATCAAAGGTGAGAGAATTAAGATATCCACTAGCTAAACTGGAAGAAGCTTCGAAGATAATTGGAATTAAAAGAGAAAGTGATGGGAGTTCCTCAGATGACAAATCTTCAAGCAAGATAGAAGCTACTATGGTTGTATGTGggaaaaagaataagaagaattttCTGAAAGGCACGCACGATAGAGATGCTGCTAAACCGAAAGCACATGGTTGTAAAGCAGATGGTAATGCAAACAAGGTGGATAAGAAATGTGAAAATCCGAAGACATGTTTGCCTACCATAAAACATCAATTCTGTCGGAGAGCGAGATCAAATCTTGCAGCTCATCCCACCAAACGGCGAAGACTAACTGCTTGTGTTAAATCTGAAACAAACCGCATGCTTGAGAAGTCAGGGAGCTTTAGATCAGAAAAACCCGGTGTCTCCCAGTCATCCTGTTTTCCCGATGCCAACAAGAATGCTGGCAATCCAATTGGACATGAGAAGAATGTAAGTTCGATTTCTCCTTCAGCTGAAGGAAGTGCTAATGGAGAAAGCTTCCGAAATAGATTCCTCGTTGACAAGGTCATTTCTTGTGATAAAGTTGAGAAATGTGAATCAAAGCCACCGCTCACTTTAGATGCATCTCATGTTCGGCCGAAGTTTGAAGATGGTGAAATAATTGCAACTGCAGGGCTCAAGGAGCAACTGCAACTGCAAAAGCAAAATGATATGATTCCTGAAGAGCAGGAAAGACCCTCGGGTGATGTTGAGAAGCCTCAAAGCCATGATTCTTTGGATCAGCAGCCTGACATAAATCCCAGGAGACAAAGTACTAGAAACCGGCCATTGACTGTTCGAGCGTTGGAATCCATAGCAAATGAGTTCTTGCATTCTAAGAAGAGGCAGAAAAAGAAAGGCCCCCAAGAAACACGGAAAGATCCATTGAGTACTTGCTACAGGGATCTTACCGGAGACCAAACAATGTTGCATCATCAGTGTTCAAGTCCAAGAAAATAAATTGTAATGACATTTTGACATGCCGTCTCTTTACTAGGAATTTCTTTAGCCACCAATTGTAGTGACGTTTTGAATTATGGAAACTATGTCGTGAACAATCTCTCACAAATGCTTAAGCTTTTTGAAAGAGAGTGTTTTATGACAGAGTATTGATACTTCTTGTATCTTCACTGCTGCAGAAGTGATTAGAAATACTGTACAGTGTTTTTTATATGACAAATTTGATAAGATAATGGTCTTGTAATTGTAATTTTCATTAAAAGAGCTTGGTTCATAGCTAATCCAACCAACTTAGGTTAGTCGAGAGGTTTGTTCACTTGTCTGCTTAAGCAAGTGTTAGGGGTCGAATCTTGCTTTGTGTACGTAGCAATCCATTGGTTAGGGACAAATCCTTAAATAGAGTTCAGATTTATAGCTAATTAGTCCTTGCGCTGTTAATCTACAGGTTACTGTcaaaaatcaatcaaaaaataattaatgtacCATGTCTCACAAAATGTGCAATTTTCAGAAATGGGTCTCTTAATGTTTTTCTTTCTTACTGTTTTAGCAGCCCAAGTAAAACAACTCAGAACTCATTTTTCATTGGCAGTACTCAACTTGTTTCTTGCAAAGCAAGTTATGCGCTTGGCTATGTGTTGCATTTTTCGGTGTTTTATATTTCATCTTACATAGACACTGTTATACAAATGAAAAAGTGAACTCACTCTCAAACAAGGGTTCAAATTTAATTCTTTCAGCTTTGAAAACAAAGTCttaagtataaaataattttgtatttagcTGAGGGAGTGAGTAGTTGCTTAATCACTCATGTTGATGcttcaaatatttttatgaacTGGAAGCTAGGGGACGAAGGATATAGTTGCTTTGAAAAATATTGTAAATATTAGGTAACACATGAATACAAAATTCCATCTACAGGTATAGATAACACAAGTTAACTTTTTAGGACATTTTGCTGTAACTTTAAATGACAAATTTTTCAATGGATTATATTAGGTAACCAATAACTTTCTTGAACAATATGAATAAGTCttaaatttgattattattagatattaattactCATAccactaattaaatttaagattaatttacttttttaaccccattgttcatattgttcaacaataaaattatttatctatatttttcctGTCAGTAGATCCCGCATAAAgttagttgttattttttatggaCCTAACCTTTGTTAACTATATTGCTAGCTCAGGTGATTACggaaattaatttctaaaattagccgaaataaaaaaatattatataatttcttttattaataaaagcattattattattgttgttgttgttgttgttgtttaactTATATTATTATCGGTCTAGTTACACATCCAAGTTTTTTTTGTCAACTAAGTTGGCTCTAATTCAACACAAATCACTTTCATTACACCACCGTGTATACACGCGCTTCACTAACGCAAACATATTCTTCTTCGtcttcgcgttccttcttcttcttcgcgttattccttcttcttcttcgcgttctttcttcttcgtcttcgcgttcttccttcttcttcgcattcctccttcttcttcgtcgtgttccttcttcttctttgcgtATTTTTTTCAATCGTTGTTCTTttattgctgttgttgttgctgcgtcttttcttttccttcttattttaattgaggttcatatGGATTCAGAAATGAATTCGATATGTTTTTAtcgatgattgagtctttttgattgcttattcaaaactaaactaatttcgattcatttgtgtactaattgaggttcatttgtgTATTAGAAAACAGAGAAGAAGGCGCGTGATTTGAAAAGCGGttacttgtttgggtgagcttctaaggaaagatcttttttcgagttatctttttttaaaagatcttatgaaaaagtaaaagtaattttatattttggtatcttatgcaaaaagatctttttatctatcaattatgtttgggtataacaatataaaagtacttttttgtttatttattatataaaaaatatctttttttaaagaaaaaagatcttttaagaaaatatataaattacagcttctcaaaaaagatattttttatttttctagtacttttacttttactattataaatttgccaaacacgttaaaaaaataaaaaaatctttttcattgaaaaaagatctttttttatcaaaataatggcgccaAAACAACTTGGTTAGACTTGGTTAAGTATTTTACTTGGACGTAGAAATttgttctattattattatttatcttagtTTCACTAAATTTGCAATTAGATCTAGGGGTGTCCATgaatcggatcgtatccgcagatcCGCGGTAAATATCTGCATCCGATCCAAAAATTACGGATATAATCCGATCCGaatcggattggatcggatccgatccgcactctttacggatcggatcgcggatatctgctctaTATCTGCGTATTCGATCCACGGATCCGCATAtccgcacaataataattaaaaataaaatatatatatgtgtgtatgtgtgtttttggtattatatttacttgtttgtatgctttagttaataattattattcatatattgtgttattttatttttgttatttagaaagagtttgattaaaaatattttaggaataaataagtttaaaagcatgaaagaaatatttttattgaatttttttacatagaaatatgattaaaaaagaaggtttaattatgcggatatattcgatatctgatccgatccgattcgcaaatttgcggatcagatcggatcggatccggcactaaaaaacacggatatcatatccgatccgatccgataaaAATTGTGCAGATTGGATCGAATTTTCGGCGATATctgatccgatccaatccgcggacacctctaattagatctttgtattttttttcttttaattagatccttgcattatttttaattttataattaaattctttttgtgtcaaaaacattaaaattatGAAATATTACTTCCAAAAATATGCTGTCAAAGATATCTAATTAGATTTATAATTGTAGATACAtttaatttacgaaaaaataaTATTCCgttgtctctaatattttttttatacttgtAATAACctcattacaaaattaaaagcaatgCAAGAatcaaattgaaa includes:
- the LOC112710823 gene encoding uncharacterized protein, whose translation is MESVHQDYDHLVEHTSDSPPSSPDINDIVGAPQMNPQVGLEHQVDVPSLKEYEQLQLQINPADSEAVHDNSLHFAIGLTIPTMWVPKEVDNGFEGLRLWHSQENDLKKKNSILDHGIESKPATFVNKGGQLDESQHYMMVPGTLSNSWSDSDVKSFVLSLFIFGKNFIQIQKFLENKGMGDILSFYYGKFYKSEEYRRWTSCKNKKGRKCMQGRKFFNGWRQHELMSRLLPQVSEEFRESLQQVSKSYIEGRTSLEEYVSSLKSTVGLGMLVEAVGIGKGKEDLTRLSTEPGRNSHEFSVPNSKAWSSLEPNDIIKFLTGGFRLSKAKSNDLFWEAVWPRLLARGWHSEQPNSQGYICSKEFLVFLIPGIKKFSRRKLVKGDHYFDSVSDVLNKVVAEPNLLELEGEEAKVDSCNDEETEKGLTEDSQSDGHRHCYLKPRASINNTNPMKFTVIGTSLLHGRKSSESRDLRSIPGKPLGKIEVNSAGITCNKGDKDIKKANPIKGDLDNKKFAIFTVVDTSFPCERNLSKVRELRYPLAKLEEASKIIGIKRESDGSSSDDKSSSKIEATMVVCGKKNKKNFLKGTHDRDAAKPKAHGCKADGNANKVDKKCENPKTCLPTIKHQFCRRARSNLAAHPTKRRRLTACVKSETNRMLEKSGSFRSEKPGVSQSSCFPDANKNAGNPIGHEKNVSSISPSAEGSANGESFRNRFLVDKVISCDKVEKCESKPPLTLDASHVRPKFEDGEIIATAGLKEQLQLQKQNDMIPEEQERPSGDVEKPQSHDSLDQQPDINPRRQSTRNRPLTVRALESIANEFLHSKKRQKKKGPQETRKDPLSTCYRDLTGDQTMLHHQCSSPRK